A window of Salvia splendens isolate huo1 chromosome 8, SspV2, whole genome shotgun sequence genomic DNA:
TATTGAGATTACATTTTTCtttcaagaaagaaaaaaaagtaattcaATATGCACAGGAGATCGGACACACTAAAGAAGACCGTCATTAACAAATTGAAAAGCTTTGAATTTTTCCCTCATAGGCCGCTATGGAGTCAGTCGACCCCATAATTCTATCGGAATCCGCCACAGTAAAGAAAACCCTTATTTCTAGATCTTTATATCTCAAAACATAACATCACACTCAGCAAGAAAAACACAAATATACACatcaagtaaataaaaaaacatttttaatcaaaaaattcaaaacatgACCATCACTATGCAAGATATTACGTCATCGGTCAGATCTTatttagtgttttttttttcaaaagttcatcaactttttttttctatttcacatatatatatatatgcccCCTCTCTCATTCTATCCTCATGCATAATCAAAATTCAAACTCACAATTCTCCCAATATTTCTCATTAAATCCGAATGCAAAAATGGATCTCGCACGCCACCATCACTCTCCTCCGCCGGAAAAACCAACTCCGGCAGGGAAGAAACGGGCGGGGCGGAAGGTAGTGCAGGAGACGCGTCACCCTATCTACCGGGGAGTGCGGCGGAAGAACGGCGGGAAATGGGTTTGCGAGGTTCGTGAGCCTAACAAGAAATCAAGAATATGGCTAGGGACCTTCCCTAGCCCCGAGACGGCCGCGATCGCCCACGACGTGGCCTCCCTGGCCCTGCGTGGGGACCACGCGCCGCTCAACTTCCCGGAGGCTGCCGCCCGGCTCCCCCGCCCCCGGTCGGCCTCCCACCACGACATCCAGCTAGCAGCCTCAGAGGCCGCCCGGGATTTCTGCCCTATTTGGACGTCTCAGTCCACTAGGGTTAGTTCCcgagagaataaaataataataaattcacCATACACTAATTTGCCCGGTGAAAAGGACGATTTTGTTGACCTTGGTCAGACAGAATCGTCTGAGGATTGTTGGTCGGGCGGTCAAAGTGATACGTTGGGGGCCGGATTTGTGGACGAGGAGGCGGTGTTTAACATGCCGGCGTTGCTAGATAGTATGGCGGAGGGGATGCTTCTAACTCCTTTGGGTATGAAGAAAGGGTTCAATTGGAGTGAATATGAAGAGGTGGATGATCAAGGCATGGAGTTTAATTTGTGGGTGGACTAGGCTACAATGATGATAATGGTTTCTCTTTTACTTATGTTCTCGTAGTGATCCAAACCTACCTAATCACTAGTTGAGGAGAAATGTCTCACTGGCAAGTTGTATTTTATCGTCTTTTGTGATTTATGAGATCTGATTCTCATTTTTTTCGCAATTGtatgattttcaaaaataaagttTGTTTTGATTGATCGCTTGAACGATGTCGTTTGGTTACGCAAAATGTTGGAAATGTTGtgattttaaaatatactcccaaTTCTAACGTTGAAAATATGTGAGAATTATAACTTTGAGTAAATTCATACATTAAAAAGGGAAATCTTACAAAGTAGTAGTACTTCTTTTTTATGCAAGAAGTAAAGATTGGTGAATATATTTCTTGATATATGGCATATACATAGATGGACGGTATCATGATATTTTATTGGTTGATAATAATTACTCTACAACACAagaaataatgaatatattagTGTGACGATATGTCATCAACAAATATATTAATCGAtcaattttatttcttaaatttaATTCAACTATATACTCCGTATTATATTATCGGTAAGTTATCTTAAGCAATTGAGAAAACCCCTAATCACTTTTTTTGGATTTCACGTAACATTAATTAAACAAACTTATATACTTTTTGATTAATGTAACATGCATTAGTAGGTCGATAATTTACAACTCTTTCTTAGCAATAATATCCACAACATATTTTCTTGATGCAATATTGACTACATATTTTATAATCGAGAATACCAAATTTAAACTAATACTGTAGTATTAAAATACAAGACTAAAATTTAGTCGATGTTGAACCAAATTAAAAAGATGATACTTAGAATTTAAAAATAGTAGAGTTGGCACAACACATTTTACTACCGTCCCATGCAACTGACTTTCATCAGTATTTAGTTTTAATtccataatatattaaataatcgGTAAGTTATTTTTCGTGGTTCTGATTTAAtccattttctatatatataaatataaactgAGTAATTACATCTCCATTTTTGAGATATCGAGTAATTTTTTATTCTGAAAATTATTAGTAAATGAGAGAAGAGATGCgtttagtattttttaattaagtagtAGTAACTGAGCACTTCAATCTAAAGTACTAATACAGTTACACAGACCATGTTTGATTACAAAGTCGGAAATTCGCACGTGGATGTAAATGAATACATAAATTATTAAGTTATAGTGtaacatataaaaaatatacacgTGGACCTGAAAATCATTCTTGACTTTTTATATATTGGTGTCACTTATAACCATTACCACTTTAtctttatatttaaattgtttaataTAGAATATTCGTTTCCACATCTTTTCATCGGTAGTTTCCACAACAAACGTGAAGCTGCACCATACATGAAAAACACCTACCTACCTCACTCTCTCAAATTTATCTACTTAAATTATCAATTTATTAATAcaacaataattttattaagaTACTACAGTTTAAATTATGATTTACGatactttttttataaaaaatattaagattTACTACTTAATAAGTTATTAATTGATATGATAACCGTACTAGAAAATAATAACATTATTACAtttgttttaataaaataatactcgtATTAAATATCTAAATTTGTAAGACacttagaaagaaaaaaataattaagaaaaactagaaaataaaaatctatTCTTATTActctttataaaaaaattacacacaaaaaaaaataataaacaagAATAAAATTACTTTCACATAATAGATTCACACCAAACAAAGATGCCCTACATGTTTACTACACATTCTGAACCACAACTATTGATAAATTTAATGTGTATTGAGGGATTTTAGCCATGAAAAGGAATATCTTAATGGTCCTATTTTATAGAATTTTCAGAAGAAATTACATGATATGGCCGGTGAGGGTGACATGCCTTATCAATGAGGTATTATCAAAGAAAAGacacaaaacaacaaacacATGCTTTTTTTTATGCCTTAATTATTTTCACATAAATTGGGTATCAATCAATTGAGTGAAGTATTGACTACGAGTATTGGCACGATGTGGTATACCTCACCACTACTTTATTGATAAATAGAAGTAAAAAAGAGGGTTTTGGCTTTAAAAACCATAAACTTTTACCGAATTCTGGTTCTTCCCaccaactttaaaattggtttttAAAACCACAAACTTTTGATTTGTTTGCTATTTTCCAACCCGGCCCGAATACCAAATCTCCGGTCAAAATTGTCCAACGTGGACAGTCAGAAACATGACTTGGAAACTGATTTTTTTACCATGAAATAACActattttttgaattaaaacttaaaattaaataagtaatcTTCAAAGAAAATTTCTGGAGATGCAATCTGTAATTCTGGAGTTCTTCAATCTGcaaaaaatttaagaaataatCTTGAATGAATTTCTGGAGATGCAATCTGCAATTCTCGAGATACTCCTTCACCGAGAGCTCTTCAATCTGCAATTCATGCTGCCAAAACCTGTGTCTCAGCTCTGCCTCAATTCTCTGCTTTGCAGCCTCCGTCGACTTGAAGGTAGCTTGAGCGATCAGATGCAGCCACCTTCGTTCCCATCTTCACCGGGGATCTTATGTCCAGCCTCCGTTCTCGTCTAGCTCCTGTTCAATTCACGTTGTCTCCTGTTCAATTTCATCTCGCGAAGATCCGCTGCCGACATTACTGCTGCTGCCCTTGTGTCGCCTCCATCGAGGTCTATCCTGTCTGTGAATAATGATTATTAGTTGCTGAGTGTGAGGAAAATAGTAAAGTCCCGAGCTGCCGAGAAGAGTCCCGAGCTCGTAACTGCCGAGAAGAGTCCCGAGCTCGTAACTGCCGAGAAGAGTCCCGAGCTCGTAACTGCCGAGAAGAGTCCCGAGCTCGTAACTGACGAGAAGAGTCCCGAGCTCGTAACTGCCGAGAAGAAGGTCACAGCTCCCGAGCTTCAGGAGCCGTCCGATCAAGCGCGCCATCTGCAAGATTGAATGTCAACCGTAGATTCaactagccgttggatttgtaacagttttttgtgtttgtttcagCTTTCTAGTTTGTTAGTTGTTAAGCTCTCTTATTCGGTTCTCATACATAAGAACGAGAGAGAGATGTTTTCAGTTTGTAACAGATAACATccattttttagatttttctcAAGAAAGCTTTCCAAATTTTTCCCAAAGTGTGTTCATCATTCTTGTTCATTGATTCTTGATTGTGTTTCTCGATACTAttctaacaagtggcgccgtctgtgggaactaTCCGGCAAGAGTATCGATCAAAATCAGATTGAATCGGTGTTGATGATGGCTTCAAGATTCGAAGCAGAAAGATTTACCGGGAAAAACGACTTCAGCctttggagaatgaagatgaaggcgatgTTGATCCAGCAGGGTTTGTCTGAGGCTCTGGCGCCGGCGAGCAAGGAAGGTGAAGGCCAAGTGCTCGATGAAAAGGCCAAGGCCAAGCGCGCAGAGGTTTTTGCAAAGGCACACAGCACGGTGGTGCTGTGCTTGGGCGACAAGGTGTTGCGGGAAGTTGCAAAAGAGACAACCGCCGCTGGGGTTCTTGAGAAACTTGAGGATCTATACATGACAAAGTCCCTCGCAAATCACCTCTTCATGAAGCAGAGGCTATATTCATACCGGTTTTCGCAGGAAAAGGGAATACTAGAGCAGCTGGAAGACTTTGATAAGGCAGTGGATGATTTGGAAAACATTGATGTTTCCATTGgtgatgaagacaaggccataCTATTATTAAATGCCTTGCCAAAGTCCTATGATCAATTGAGAGATGCCATACTCTTTGGAAGGGAAGGCACGGTTACTTTCCAAGAAGTTCAAAATGCTCTGAGGGCCAAAGAACTGCACAAGAAGGGATGCAAGGAGGCTGAAGTTGTTCCAGAGAGCCTCAATGTCAGAAAGTTCAAAGCCAAGAAGATGTTCAAGAAAATTGGTGAGAATAGCAAGGCACCCTCAATTGATCAAAAGGAGACTCGAGCTTGTTTTTGGTGCAAGAAGCCGGGTCACCTAAAGAAGGATTGCTTCGCTTGGAAAAAGAAACAAGCTGCTGAATCTGGAAAGGGGAAGAACACCACTGATTTTGTGGAAGAAGCTGAGGAGTCCCCTGAGGTATTGAATATTATGGCATATGAGGATGGGAGTTCATGGATTCTTGACTCCGGGTGCAGCTTCCACATATGTCCATGTGTGGAATTTTTCTCTGATTTGAGAGAGTCAACTGGGACAGTTATACTTGGGAACAATCAAGTATGTCATGTTGAAGCTATAGGGAATGTAAAACTCAGGCTGGATAATGGCTCTGAGAAAATCTTGAGCGATGTTAGGCTGATCCCCACAGTGAAGAGAAACCTTATATCACTAGGGATGCTTGAGAAGAAGGGGTGCACTTTTGAGTCCTCGGATGGAGTGATGAAAATCAAGAAGGGGGCCACTGTGATTATGCATGGAGAGAGGAAGGGAAGCCTCTATTACTTGTGTGGAGCTGCAGTCAGGATCAGGGGCAGTCAACTGAACAACATTGTGCCAGAATCTGTGAAAACTTGGCACATGAGACTCGGGCATCCAGCAGCTGGGAGCATTAAGGAGTTGATTAAAAAGGGAGTTATTCATGGGCTGGAAAGCAAGAATGGTGAGCCATGTGAAGAGTGTATTCTTGGCAAGTCAAAGAAGCTCCCTTATCCAAAAGGTAAACATCTATCACAAGCACCTCTTGATTATGCACATAGTGATTTGTGGGGACCCTCCCCTGTGAATTCAGTTGGAGGAGGGAGGTATTATATGACCATAATAGATGATTATTCCAGAAAAATATGGCTATATATCTTGAAGGAAAAATCTGAGGCCTTTACTAAGTTTAGAGATTGGTGCATTATGGTTGAAAGAGAGAAAGGCAGATCTCTGGGCTGTCTGAGGACAGACAATGGACTCGAATTTTTGTCAAAAGAATTTGATAGATTCTGCCAGGATAGAGGGATCAGACGCCACAAAACCGTTCCActaaacccccaacaaaatgggggTGGCAGAAAGGGCAAACCGCACCATATTAGAGAGAGTAAGGTGTATGTTGCTCAGTTCAGGAATGGAGAAGAAATTTTGGGCTGAAGCTGCTGCAACTGCTGtgaaattattgaataaatGTCCCTCTTCAGCCATTGAGAGTGACACTCCAGACTTTAAATGGTATGGGACATATGGAAACTACTCAGATCTCAAGATATTTGGCTGCCAAGCCTATGCACACCTCAAGCAAAGTAAGCTGGATGCAAGGGCAGTGAAATGTGTGCTTCTGGGATACCAACCTGGTGTAAAGGGATACAGGCTTTGGAGCATTGAACCTGGAAATCACAAGATCATTGTGAGCCGAGATGTAGTCTTCAATGAGTTTGTGATGCCCTTCAATAAGTCACAAGGTTCTGCAAAGGCTGCTGCAGTATCTGATGAAGCTATGAGATCTGGAATACAGCCTGAGGTGGAGCCTGAAGTGGAGTCTGAAGAGGTGGTTCCAGGTGGAGCAAATGATGGAAATATTGATCAGCCACAAGAAGGGTCAGATGCAGAGACTGAGGATCTCAGTCAATATCAGTTAGCTCGAGATAGAGTCAGGAGAAAGAATGTCAAAATGCCAGCCAGATATGCTGACTCAGAGATGCTTTACTTTGCATTATGTGTAGCTGAGGAGGTGGAGTTTGGGGAACCAGCCACATATAAAGCTGCCATGGAATGCAAAGAAAGAAGTGAGTGGATGAAAGCCATGGTTGAGGAGATAGACTCCTTGCTGAAAAATGGGACATGGATATTGGTAGACAAAGTTGAAGGAAGAAGGATTGTGAGCTGCAAGTGGATATTCAAAAAGAAATTGGAGTCGGCTGATAATGTGAAAATCAGATACAAGGCTAGACTTGTAGCAAGGGGCTTCACACAAGAGTATGGAGTTGATTATAGTGAGGTCTTCTCTCCTGTGGTGAAGCACACATCCATAAGAACTCTCTTGGCAGTGGTTGCAAGGCTGGACTGGGAGCTGGAGCAGCTCGATGTGAAAACGGCTTTTTTGCATGGAGATTTGGTGGAAACAATCTTTATGCAACAGCCAGAGGGCTTTGCCAAAGCTGGGGAGGAAAACAAAGTTTGTCTATTGAAAAAGAGTatatatggcctcaagcaagctaGTAGGCAATGGCATATCAAGTTTGATAATCATATCTTGGCAAATGGCTTCACTAGATCGAAATATGATGAATGCGTTTATATCAAGAAGAAAGGGGGTCTGGTGGTGGCTTATTTGCTCTTGtacgtggatgatatgctagttGCTGGTTCAAGCAAGAAGGTGATTCAAGAGATCAAAGAGGATCTGAAGTCAGCatttgatatgaaagatcttgggaaTGCTAGAAGGATCTTGGGCATGAACATTGTTAGAAATAGATCCAAGAAGGAGATTTGGTTGAACCAGTCTGATTACATTTCGAGATTGGTCAGAAAGTTCAAGATGCAAGACACAAAACCTACAGCAACTCCTCTGGCCCAACACTTCAGATTGTCTGTTGAGCAGAAGCCACAAACTGAGGAAGAGAGAGCTGAGATGCAGAAAGTCCCTTATGCCAATATTGTGGGGAGTATCATGTATGCAATGATCAGCTCGAGGCCAGATGTGGCTCAAGCCATCAGTGTAACCAGCAGGTTCATGAGTGACCATGGCAAGGAGCATTGGTCAGCCTTGAAGTGGATATTAAAGTACTTGAATGGAGCAGGAAACCTTGGGATCCTGTTCAAGGGAAATAAGGAGGTAAAAGGGGATGCGTTGGTGGGTTATTGTGATAGTGATTATGCTGGGAATATTGACAGTAGAAAGTCCCAGTCAGGTTACATTTTCACCCTATATGGAAGTGCAGTGAGCTGGAAATCCAGCTTGCAAAGTGTGGTTGCATTGTCCACCACAGAGGCCGAGTATATGGCCTTGGTAGCAGCTGTGAAAGAGTCATTTTGGTTGAAGGGGATAGCTGCAGATTTTGGTGTTAGTCAGAAGGCAGTAGCCATTGGTTGTGACAACCAAAGTGCCATCAGCTTAGCTAAGAACAATGTGTTtcatgagaggagcaagcacatagatgtgcgtCTGCATTTCATTCGTGAAGAGATAGAGAAGGGAAGGGTGAAGGTGTTTAAGGTAGACACCTTGGAAAATCCAGCCGACATGCTCACCAAAACCTTACCGAGGGAGAAGTTTGAGTTGTGTTTGAAGTTGGTTGGGATGTGTAAAAGAAGTTGATCACTCAGCAAATAATattcaaggtggagattgtgaATAATGATTATTAGTTGCTGAGTGTGAGGAAAATAGTAAAGTCCCGAGCTGCCGAGAAGAGTCCCGAGCTCGTAACTGCCGAGAAGAGTCCCGAGCTCGTAACTGCCGAGAAGAGTCCCGAGCTCGTAACTGCCGAGAAGAGTCCCGAGCTCGTAACTGACGAGAAGAGTCCCGAGCTCGTAACTGCCGAGAAGAAGGTCACAGCTCCCGAGCTTCAGGAGCCGTCCGATCAAGCGCGCCATCTGCAAGATTGAATGTCAACCGTAGATTCaactagccgttggatttgtaacagttttttgtgtttgtttcagCTTTCTAGTTTGTTAGTTGTTAAGCTCTCTTATTCGGTTCTCATACATAAGAACGAGAGAGAGATGTTTTCAGTTTGTAACAGATAACATccattttttagatttttctcAAGAAAGCTTTCCAAATTTTTCCCAAAGTGTGTTCATCATTCTTGTTCATTGATTCTTGATTGTGTTTCTCGATACTATTCTAACACTGTCGCCGGCGTGCGAGCTGGAGTTGACTCCCCTCTCCATCTCTTTTCTCCTTCTTGGAAAACTCCTCTTTTATTTCTAAAAACCCGCTgtctcttcttccttctcacGGAAACTCAGCGCCCTTCGTCGGCGCCGCCTTACCTCCGtctagctctctctctctcggcaatGAAACCATCTCCGTCCGTCTCCGCCGCCTTGCTTCTGGATACACCCTAAAGCTCGTCTGACAGTCACCGCGGCGGTCAGCTCCGTCCCTGTCCGCGAAAGTGTGTTCCATCTCTCCGTTGAGGGGGGAGCAGCAGCGGAAGATGAACGGTGGGAAATGGGAATTCGGGGAAGATGAAGGGTGGGAAATGGAAATATGGCAAAATAGTATAGACATGTGGCATTGCCAAATAGGACTTCACTTATGATTTTACTCCCAAATAGGATTTAAAATGACACATAGATCAGTCGGGTTTCACCTCTGACCCGCCGTGGGAAGAAGCAAACAAATCGAAAGTTCGTGGTTTTAAAAACTAATCTTAAAGTTGGTGGGAAAAACCGAAATTCAGGAAAAGTTTATGGTTTTTAAAACCAAAAACCCTAAAAAAAGATCCCACATGCCACATAAATTTAACTTCAATCACTATACTAACGACGCTCCATTAATCAATTTATGGAAGGTAACATAATTCTAGTATTATATGTGAAATGGTTGTATCCTAGAATTTGATACTCCAATATCtcttttataatataaaaatcataaatttgatACTCCAATATTTCTCTTATAATATCCTAGAATTAGCGtgaaatatactccatattaacTTCGATcataatataatagtaatattttatccACAAAAAGTAATCATACTATTACATAACTTTCACGTTATAATTGTttcatagtagtaataaaatttaTGACTATAACTTATATTTTTCACTCTTAGAAACCGAGGAGGCATAATTTCTAATCTCAACATCAAGCTCATGGAGTTTCCTTTTTGCAATTTTAACGGTTTCAATGTCATTTACACTTGAGCTCATGACGTCAAAAAATTGGCGCATCAACTCATTCAGATGATAAGTTTTTGACATTGTCAAATCCAAGGAGCACGAACCACCGTCATCATGATGAACTTCTCGTCTTGCACTTTTCGTCCACCTCTTTAATATATATTGCATAGGAATAGTAGTCACATTCAGATGATTATTCATCACTGTCAATGCATGGCAACATAACCACCccaataaatcaaataatttgcaTGTACATGAGATGATAACATTATTTGAATCAAAACTTACCGAATGTTCTGCATGACCAGATTCCTTCCTCAAGGTGTAAGTGTAAACTCCACTATCATGCTTTGAACTTGTCACATGCCATGAAAGTCCTTGAAAATACTTCGCttgaaattttttgaatatCTTTAGAGTATATACTTGTGCCGCTTGCCTCAAAATGCCACAATCCACTCCAACTCTTGGCACCCCTCGAGTACATTCGAAATCATCGTCCGCTTGAT
This region includes:
- the LOC121743881 gene encoding dehydration-responsive element-binding protein 1F-like, with amino-acid sequence MDLARHHHSPPPEKPTPAGKKRAGRKVVQETRHPIYRGVRRKNGGKWVCEVREPNKKSRIWLGTFPSPETAAIAHDVASLALRGDHAPLNFPEAAARLPRPRSASHHDIQLAASEAARDFCPIWTSQSTRVSSRENKIIINSPYTNLPGEKDDFVDLGQTESSEDCWSGGQSDTLGAGFVDEEAVFNMPALLDSMAEGMLLTPLGMKKGFNWSEYEEVDDQGMEFNLWVD